One genomic window of Paenarthrobacter ureafaciens includes the following:
- the hisS gene encoding histidine--tRNA ligase produces MARTASLSGFPEWLPQERLVELHVLDTLRKTFELHGFSSIETRAVETVGQLLRKGEIDKEVYGLSRLQDDDEETAKTGKTDPNALALHFDLTVPFARYVVENAGYLAFPFRRYQIQKVWRGERPQEGRAREFTQADIDVVGDGELPFRYDVEIALVIAEALSALPIPDFRLRINNRKLAEGFYRGIGLTDTAGVLRSIDKLEKIGAGKVAGLLKSELGATDEQAGLALQLATIRAEDTSFVEQVRALGVKDELLDEGLNELEQVIEAAIQRAPGKVAADLSIARGLDYYTGTVVETVLVGHEQLGSICSGGRYDALASKGNRKFPGVGLSIGVTRLVSRILSQELATASRSVPTAVLVALNHDDSWSAAQDVAAQLRSRGIATEVAAKAEKFGKQIKFADRRGIPFVWFTDDDGKHQVKDIRSGEQVDADPATWTPSEEDLYVRVVTA; encoded by the coding sequence ATGGCACGTACCGCCTCCCTGTCCGGATTCCCCGAGTGGCTTCCCCAGGAACGGTTGGTGGAGTTGCATGTGCTCGATACGCTGCGCAAGACCTTCGAACTGCACGGGTTCTCCTCCATTGAGACCCGTGCGGTGGAGACGGTGGGGCAGCTGCTGCGCAAGGGAGAGATCGACAAGGAAGTCTACGGCCTGAGCCGCCTGCAGGACGACGACGAAGAGACTGCAAAAACAGGCAAGACTGATCCGAACGCCTTGGCGCTGCACTTTGACCTGACCGTTCCCTTTGCGCGCTACGTGGTGGAGAACGCCGGCTACCTGGCGTTCCCGTTCCGCCGTTACCAGATCCAAAAAGTCTGGCGGGGGGAACGGCCGCAGGAAGGCCGTGCCCGTGAGTTCACCCAGGCCGACATCGACGTCGTGGGAGACGGCGAGCTGCCGTTCCGTTACGACGTCGAAATCGCACTGGTGATCGCAGAGGCGCTGAGCGCCCTGCCCATCCCGGATTTCCGGCTGCGGATCAACAACCGGAAGCTGGCCGAAGGTTTCTACCGCGGCATCGGATTGACGGATACTGCCGGTGTCCTGCGAAGCATCGACAAGCTCGAGAAAATCGGGGCCGGGAAGGTGGCCGGGTTGCTCAAGAGCGAGCTCGGCGCCACGGACGAACAAGCCGGCCTCGCCCTGCAACTCGCCACCATCCGGGCCGAGGACACCTCGTTCGTCGAGCAGGTACGCGCATTGGGCGTCAAGGATGAGCTGCTCGATGAGGGCCTCAATGAGCTGGAGCAAGTGATCGAAGCGGCGATTCAGCGCGCTCCCGGGAAGGTCGCGGCGGACCTCAGCATTGCCCGCGGGCTGGATTACTACACCGGGACAGTAGTGGAGACGGTCCTTGTAGGACACGAGCAGCTGGGGTCCATCTGTTCGGGCGGCCGGTACGATGCCCTCGCCAGCAAAGGCAACCGGAAGTTCCCCGGCGTCGGACTCTCCATTGGTGTTACCCGCCTCGTCTCCCGGATCCTGAGCCAGGAGCTGGCCACGGCCTCGCGATCGGTGCCCACGGCAGTCCTGGTGGCTCTGAACCACGATGACAGCTGGTCCGCTGCCCAGGATGTGGCAGCCCAGCTGCGCAGCCGCGGCATCGCCACCGAGGTGGCTGCCAAGGCAGAGAAATTCGGAAAGCAAATCAAGTTTGCCGACCGCCGCGGCATTCCCTTTGTGTGGTTCACCGACGACGACGGCAAGCACCAAGTCAAGGACATCCGTTCGGGCGAGCAGGTGGACGCGGACCCTGCGACCTGGACGCCGTCGGAAGAAGATTTGTACGTTCGGGTGGTTACCGCCTGA
- a CDS encoding peptidylprolyl isomerase has protein sequence MATRSRDDREARRRIRQMEAKRALRQQQTKRRRRDNIVAVGAGASALVLAAVLQLTVFSSNPTEAEYAAAQAGLSSPSASPQASNSADVPAADTAAGKTFTGELALNGGVLGVRIDGTTAPQAAAVIKSLSDSGYYDGTFCHRLTTSETFGLLQCGAKSEDGADDANYRWGPLENTPSNNTYPAGTIAVARTGNNAYGNGHQFFIVYKDTTIPADSAGGYTVVGQVTSGLDVVSKIAAAGLKADATNNDGAPVAPVTIDSFSLK, from the coding sequence TTGGCAACAAGATCGCGGGACGACCGCGAAGCCCGGCGACGCATCCGGCAAATGGAGGCCAAGCGTGCCCTGCGGCAGCAACAGACCAAAAGGCGCAGGCGGGACAACATCGTGGCGGTGGGCGCCGGAGCCTCGGCTTTGGTCCTGGCGGCGGTGCTCCAATTAACGGTCTTCAGTTCCAACCCCACCGAGGCAGAGTACGCCGCGGCCCAGGCCGGGCTGAGTTCGCCGTCCGCGTCACCGCAGGCATCCAACAGCGCCGACGTTCCGGCTGCGGACACTGCTGCGGGCAAGACCTTCACAGGCGAGCTTGCCCTGAACGGCGGCGTACTTGGTGTCCGGATTGACGGAACAACCGCCCCGCAGGCCGCGGCCGTCATCAAATCCCTGAGCGACTCGGGCTACTACGACGGCACCTTCTGCCACCGGCTGACAACCTCCGAAACCTTCGGCCTGCTGCAATGCGGCGCCAAGTCGGAAGACGGAGCGGACGACGCAAACTACAGATGGGGTCCGCTGGAAAACACCCCGTCAAACAACACGTATCCTGCCGGAACCATTGCTGTAGCCCGGACCGGCAACAACGCCTACGGGAACGGGCACCAGTTCTTCATCGTCTACAAGGACACAACCATCCCGGCAGACTCGGCCGGGGGCTACACGGTGGTCGGCCAGGTCACCAGTGGCCTGGATGTCGTGTCCAAGATCGCCGCGGCGGGGCTGAAGGCAGACGCCACCAACAACGACGGCGCCCCTGTGGCACCTGTCACGATAGACTCGTTTTCACTGAAGTAA
- a CDS encoding DUF349 domain-containing protein, producing the protein MTDSQKSDETAAVSNQEAVEAAEPKAGETAAPEAAPAVEPSPAAEQPAAPRPAPSPAAFAARPKAPAAVVPAAPAVSAASLAEAAKWGRAEGDGHVFLTLDGEEIPVGQYPGVSPDEALGYFARKFDDVIAQVVLLEHRVASKAPATDMQKTVAHLREQLAERNMVGDIRSAEARLDTLSAQIAELEQSEKAAHEAVRANELAAREAIVAEAEAIAGQDPAQIQWKTSSARMNELFESWKTAQKSGVRLGRSNEDALWKRFRSARTVFDRHRRAYFSQLDSNNSAAKAAKEALIAEAEALSSSTDWGYAAGEYRRLMDQWKATPRASRKDDDALWGRFRAAQDVFFSNRQAANEQIDQEYTANLAVKEQLVAEAQALLPINDLNLAKKALQSIRDRWEEAGKVPRADMGRIEAGLRKVEDAVREAEEEKWRRSNPETKARTNSALSQLESAIANLKDDLEKAEIAGDQRRIKEAREALDARQSWLDQIQRSASDLA; encoded by the coding sequence GTGACAGACAGTCAGAAATCCGACGAAACAGCAGCAGTAAGCAACCAGGAAGCCGTCGAGGCTGCCGAGCCAAAGGCCGGCGAAACCGCCGCCCCGGAGGCGGCACCCGCCGTCGAACCTTCCCCGGCAGCTGAACAGCCTGCTGCGCCCCGTCCGGCCCCGTCCCCCGCGGCTTTCGCTGCCCGCCCCAAGGCGCCCGCCGCCGTCGTGCCCGCCGCTCCTGCGGTTTCCGCGGCGTCCTTGGCTGAAGCGGCCAAATGGGGGCGCGCGGAAGGGGACGGCCACGTCTTCCTGACGCTGGACGGCGAGGAAATTCCCGTGGGCCAGTACCCGGGCGTCAGCCCCGACGAGGCCTTGGGCTACTTCGCCAGGAAGTTCGACGACGTCATTGCCCAGGTAGTCCTGCTGGAACACCGGGTGGCATCAAAGGCCCCGGCCACGGACATGCAGAAAACCGTCGCGCACCTGCGTGAGCAGCTGGCCGAACGCAACATGGTGGGTGACATCCGCTCCGCCGAGGCCCGTTTGGACACCCTCTCAGCGCAGATCGCTGAACTCGAACAGTCTGAGAAGGCCGCCCACGAGGCAGTGCGGGCCAACGAGCTCGCTGCACGCGAGGCGATTGTTGCAGAGGCCGAAGCGATTGCGGGGCAGGATCCGGCCCAGATCCAGTGGAAGACCTCCAGCGCACGCATGAACGAGTTGTTCGAGTCGTGGAAGACCGCACAAAAGAGCGGCGTCCGGCTCGGCCGTAGCAATGAGGATGCGCTCTGGAAGCGGTTCCGTTCCGCGCGCACGGTCTTCGACCGTCACCGTCGGGCCTACTTCTCCCAGCTGGACAGCAACAACTCCGCTGCCAAGGCCGCGAAGGAGGCCTTGATTGCCGAGGCCGAAGCGCTGTCTTCCTCAACTGACTGGGGCTATGCCGCAGGCGAGTACCGCCGGCTCATGGACCAGTGGAAGGCGACGCCTCGGGCCAGCCGTAAGGACGACGACGCTCTCTGGGGCCGTTTCCGCGCTGCGCAGGATGTCTTCTTCAGCAACCGGCAGGCCGCCAACGAGCAAATCGACCAGGAGTACACCGCCAACCTCGCCGTCAAGGAACAGCTGGTTGCCGAGGCCCAGGCCCTCCTTCCCATCAATGACCTCAACCTGGCCAAGAAGGCGCTCCAGTCCATCCGTGACCGTTGGGAGGAGGCCGGCAAGGTTCCGCGCGCCGACATGGGCCGCATCGAAGCCGGACTCCGCAAGGTTGAAGATGCCGTGCGTGAAGCCGAAGAGGAAAAGTGGCGCCGCAGCAATCCTGAAACGAAGGCGCGCACCAACAGCGCCCTGAGCCAACTGGAGTCGGCCATCGCCAACCTGAAGGATGATCTGGAAAAGGCAGAAATAGCCGGAGACCAGCGTCGCATCAAGGAAGCGCGGGAAGCCCTTGACGCCCGTCAGTCCTGGCTGGACCAGATCCAGCGGTCCGCGAGCGACCTCGCGTAG
- a CDS encoding RelA/SpoT family protein, giving the protein MEERATSAPPAGGEDGHSGVAVPATSVAGRSAAVPVDAPGARPTFPGRRERTRSRLARLTGRGVAPYSPILEPLLRTVRANNPKEDFDLIQRAFAVAEQSHQGQKRKSGDPYITHPVAVATILAELGMTGTTLAAALLHDTVEDTPYTLADLTRDFGPEVAMLVDGVTKLDKVSFGEAAQSETVRKMVVAMAKDIRVLMIKLADRLHNARTWRFVSAESSSRKARETLEIFAPLAHRLGMNTIKWELEDLSFAALYPKVYEEIVRMVGDRTPEREKSLSVIRNQIADDLRTARIKATITGRPKHYYSIYQKMIVRDKDFDDINDLMGVRVLVDSVRDCYAALGTLHSRWNPLPGRFKDYIAMPKFNMYQSLHTTVIGPGGKPVEIQIRTHEMHRRAEYGVAAHWKYKDQPNRTAVGPGSPRDGDMGWLRSLVDWQQETSDPGEFLDSLRYEINAREVFVFTPKGEVMALPAGSTPVDFAYAVHTEVGHRTIGARVNGKLVPLNSELNHGDWVEIFTSKAEGAGPSQDWQHFVKSARARNKIRQWFTKERREEAIDRGKDMLTRAMRKQNLPLQRLMTHDALSAVAEEFHYVDISGLYAGVGDGHTSAQSVMEKLVEHLGGQETPDEDLDEVSIPTQVAKSKFSDSGVIVRGVGDVWVKLARCCTPVPPDPILGFVTRGSGVSVHRTDCTNVSGLRDQPDRIVEVEWAPTQSSVFLVEIQVEALDRKSLLSDVTRVLSENHVNILAASVHTSSDRVAISKFAFEMGDPKYLHHVLSAVRRIDGVFDVYRTTGNRRRT; this is encoded by the coding sequence GTGGAAGAGCGTGCGACGTCGGCACCACCGGCGGGCGGAGAAGACGGTCACAGCGGTGTGGCGGTTCCAGCAACAAGCGTGGCTGGGCGGTCTGCTGCTGTGCCGGTTGACGCCCCGGGGGCGCGTCCAACCTTCCCCGGACGGCGGGAAAGGACCCGTTCGCGGCTTGCCCGGCTTACCGGACGTGGGGTAGCTCCGTATTCGCCCATCCTGGAGCCGCTCCTCCGCACTGTCAGGGCCAACAACCCCAAAGAGGATTTCGACCTCATCCAGCGCGCCTTCGCAGTGGCCGAGCAGAGCCACCAGGGGCAGAAGCGCAAGAGCGGCGACCCCTACATCACCCATCCCGTCGCCGTCGCCACGATCCTGGCCGAACTGGGCATGACCGGCACCACCTTGGCTGCGGCGCTGCTCCACGACACCGTGGAGGATACGCCGTACACGCTGGCAGACCTGACCCGTGACTTCGGGCCCGAAGTGGCCATGCTCGTGGACGGGGTGACCAAGCTGGACAAGGTCAGCTTCGGTGAGGCTGCCCAGTCCGAGACCGTCCGCAAAATGGTCGTGGCCATGGCAAAGGACATCCGGGTCCTCATGATCAAGCTCGCGGACCGTCTGCATAACGCCAGGACGTGGCGTTTCGTCTCTGCGGAATCTTCCTCCCGCAAGGCTCGGGAGACCCTGGAAATCTTTGCCCCGCTGGCGCACCGCCTTGGCATGAACACCATCAAGTGGGAGCTCGAGGATCTCTCCTTTGCAGCCCTGTATCCCAAGGTGTACGAGGAAATCGTCCGGATGGTGGGGGACAGGACCCCCGAGCGGGAGAAGAGCCTCAGCGTCATCCGCAACCAGATCGCCGACGATCTTCGGACGGCGCGCATCAAGGCCACCATTACCGGCCGTCCCAAGCACTACTACTCGATCTACCAAAAGATGATCGTCCGGGATAAGGACTTCGACGACATCAACGACCTCATGGGCGTGCGCGTGCTGGTTGATTCGGTCCGCGACTGTTACGCCGCGCTGGGCACACTGCATTCGCGGTGGAACCCCTTGCCCGGGCGTTTCAAGGACTACATCGCCATGCCGAAGTTCAACATGTACCAGTCCCTGCACACCACCGTGATCGGTCCGGGCGGCAAACCGGTGGAGATCCAGATCCGTACGCATGAGATGCATCGCAGGGCCGAATACGGTGTGGCCGCGCACTGGAAGTACAAGGATCAGCCCAACCGTACCGCTGTCGGCCCCGGCAGCCCCCGGGACGGAGACATGGGCTGGCTGAGGTCGCTGGTGGACTGGCAGCAGGAAACATCGGATCCGGGCGAGTTCCTGGACTCTTTGCGGTACGAGATCAACGCCCGTGAGGTGTTCGTCTTTACCCCCAAGGGTGAAGTCATGGCTTTGCCCGCAGGCTCTACTCCCGTTGACTTCGCCTATGCCGTGCACACGGAAGTGGGCCACAGGACCATTGGTGCCCGCGTTAACGGCAAGCTCGTTCCGCTTAACAGCGAACTGAACCACGGCGACTGGGTCGAAATCTTCACCTCCAAGGCCGAAGGTGCAGGTCCCAGCCAGGACTGGCAGCACTTCGTCAAATCGGCCCGTGCCCGCAACAAAATCCGCCAGTGGTTCACCAAGGAACGCCGCGAGGAAGCAATTGACCGCGGCAAGGACATGCTGACGCGGGCCATGCGGAAGCAAAACCTTCCCTTGCAGCGGCTCATGACCCACGACGCGCTGTCTGCTGTGGCCGAGGAGTTCCACTACGTCGATATCTCCGGGCTCTACGCGGGCGTGGGCGACGGACACACGTCCGCCCAGTCGGTCATGGAGAAACTCGTCGAGCACCTGGGCGGCCAAGAGACGCCGGACGAGGACCTTGACGAGGTCAGCATCCCCACCCAGGTGGCCAAGTCCAAGTTCTCCGATTCAGGTGTGATCGTGCGTGGGGTCGGGGATGTCTGGGTGAAACTCGCCCGGTGTTGCACTCCGGTGCCGCCGGATCCGATCCTTGGCTTCGTGACGCGTGGTTCGGGAGTCTCTGTCCACCGGACGGACTGCACCAACGTTTCCGGGCTCCGGGACCAGCCGGACAGGATCGTCGAGGTCGAGTGGGCGCCGACGCAGTCGAGCGTGTTCCTCGTGGAGATCCAGGTCGAGGCATTGGACCGGAAGTCGCTCCTCTCCGACGTCACCCGTGTACTTTCGGAAAACCACGTAAACATCCTGGCTGCTTCGGTGCATACGTCCAGCGACAGGGTAGCCATCTCGAAGTTTGCCTTCGAGATGGGGGATCCGAAGTATCTCCACCATGTCCTAAGCGCTGTTCGTCGCATTGACGGTGTGTTCGACGTGTACAGAACTACCGGCAACCGTCGCCGCACCTAG